One genomic segment of Stigmatopora argus isolate UIUO_Sarg chromosome 1, RoL_Sarg_1.0, whole genome shotgun sequence includes these proteins:
- the nhsl1a gene encoding uncharacterized protein nhsl1a isoform X4: MISYVDCLGGDGTGNRVASQCWNSRPDEDRDQLLPRKIAPLQPKTEGSLRRRLLTAKIHQHHEAIWGRNAGVAGWPPSDDKRPLPPHPQQRSPWYVQRQSPQPRIYTSLPAGAPGKAPFAVEFQSAHSHPVSRPAVNQWRRTSSCPPTPEPRPGYTLPKVASPTREFEVPPQYGYEPSRRPKRKLFGFKKKQQKETTPLLPTARDGDRWSIQYTTQKSQQALLFVPAKRPHASTGDLQAYSEVAQYGASKPSTSLLCTPNPSSSSWSHQSESRGHRRWRDKSRKMKFTFWDFLPQSCFSVCLEWSVWKRKSSASSDEEETVILDDTRPLTPLVLNPIELTSCWDVFACETELRLTAEPIPKLPTPEERMRQQANAVTTEIVPIDVTGQSFDRQASFRKVAGNTDSSTRSSRNLSRCSTGAENSIDVIEKQDLPVDEWSTASSQQQEEEELVRKKKESLSRKIRAPRGDGISSLMMSLTSTRVHGLSSLPRMATSSSLESDTSCDSISYRTLSASSSRSQDFPSDLQPLLLSDLRTRHQYPSPRPLKAPSCLQTWGTTCSLDLGDKSPIYSPYCSPFTSIGDAGSQDGGPNLSPCVEWSSINHETSSVSVVSSECSSPCNFESVYSEDESSFPSRNRLRSPASSSSCRSISLRKSKRPPPPPLRYDSLQRRLGRSKSSRSPQSSGFERSLCSPTQPLHDPWVPRSLGERHQNGIDCGTVMTFEPLSVDHQTLSTQELSPNLGSNVALMPGSPASKSEERHLHSDSPSASFSSQSNNLLKGTLPGAFPPPQNSPFFYPCTTATPLSLKELEAKPMNRRSSISSSFSSTSSLSSCSSSNSSVQRAHPPAQLLPNPPPLPPSPLHSLSLHPKPLPPSSIPPQCSHFPSSSHPPPPPLPPSFLHPSPPLDPPLPPFTSPQLSSLLPPPTFPTSSSYPTSPSILHPSSPLNPLQETSLYANPLLLPSPPPPPPHLPPLPPLSSPFYPGPSKPSSLHPIPLPPSHFVSAAFPLQPAHVPAPSLPPPPALPPPPPLPPSSHFPCRPHLPPSSHLPPPFSLSPSLPPSSLPPSPLPSSLGSRPPPPPYSHAVKRSSHPAALFFTSPTLAYQPPEFCSPQFIGTSQNPGQKQSTATRLLVTAQALQSIKLRSITNQQVIPPNGSLVSAEHSDAPGPDVALSHHGYVNTKQRQSGIEESVFTHNHAENQEDQSINVQIYPAVYSRLENNPRHESSCVKTSYSTSGENQTESQLLSVSLHGPEDENHQLVSDFTHCPCEFASSRKKSTLPKKPYLSIQGVKQPLEYREDPKGERGMASIASDPDTKCFPGHMLHSDRQCLRRMMKSLGEHEDQDKNQRRTTMFAATKKEKPRKKRRPIGRHLLMMAQSRLSSSPSTSSSSSSDEEAESERREGKLCAPIVPRSLSLSSVLSSDNLQGVVSLNDLLIEEQQEEEEEDVSGEMDPGGHSDGMLVPALNFTSGSAGPRTTEDLFTAIHSSALWEGTA, encoded by the exons ATGATATCTTACGTGGACTGTTTAGGTGGCGACGGGACGGGCAACCGTGTGGCGTCCCAGTGCTGGAATTCCAGGCCCGACGAGGACCGAGACCAGCTTCTTCCTCGCAAGATCGCCCCACTTCAGCCCAAGACAGAGGGCAGTCTTCGTCGACGTCTGCTAACGGCTAAAATCCACCAGCACCATGAGGCCATTTGGGGAAGAAATGCAGGGGTGGCTGGATGGCCACCTTCTGATGACAAAAGGCCTCTTCCACCGCACCCCCAACAACGCAGCCCCTGGTACGTCCAGCGGCAGTCGCCACAACCCCGAATCTACACAAGCCTCCCAGCGGGGGCTCCTGGCAAAGCACCATTTGCCGTAGAGTTTCAATCGGCGCATTCCCATCCGGTTTCCCGCCCCGCCGTCAACCAGTGGCGACGGACGAGCTCCTGCCCTCCGACCCCAGAGCCTCGTCCTGGCTACACCCTTCCGAAAGTGGCGTCTCCTACCAGAGAGTTCGAGGTACCGCCACAGTACGGCTACGAGCCCAGCAGAAGGCCGAAGAGGAAACTCTTTGGTTTTAAGAAGAAACAACAGAAGGAGACCACCCCGCTTCTGCCGACAG cgagAGACGGTGACCGCTGGTCCATTCAGTACACGACCCAGAAGTCTCAGCAGGCTCTGCTCTTCGTCCCCGCAAAAAGGCCACACGCTAGCACCGGGGACTTGCAAG CATATAGCGAGGTGGCCCAGTATGGAGCCAGCAAACCTAGCACCTCTCTGCTCTGCACCCCGAACCCAAGCTCATCTTCCTGGTCCCACCAGTCAGAGAGCAGGGGGCACAGGCGATGGAGAGACAAAAGCAGGAAGATG AAGTTCACATTTTGGGACTTTCTCCCTCAATCATGCTTCTCTGTTTGTCTCGAGTGGTCAGTTTGGAAAAGAAAG TCCTCAGCCTCCTCGGATGAAGAGGAAACCGTCATCCTCGACGACACACGCCCTTTGACCCCACTTGTCCTTAACCCCATTGAGCTCACATCCTGTTGGGACGTCTTTGCTTGCGAGACGGAGCTTCGTTTGACTGCAGAGCCGATCCCAAAACTCCCGACCCCAGAGGAGAGGATGAGGCAACAGGCAAATGCGGTGACAACCGAAATTGTTCCGATCGACGTAACAG GTCAGAGTTTCGATCGGCAGGCGAGCTTCCGAAAAGTGGCTGGCAACACAGACTCCTCAACTCGCAGCTCTCGGAATTTAAGCCGCTGCTCGACGGGCGCTGAGAACTCTATCGATGTCATCGAGAAACAGG ATTTGCCTGTGGATGAGTGGTCCACAGCTTCATCACAGCAACAGGAAGAGGAGGAGTTAGTCAGAAAAAAGAAAGAGTCATTGTCAAGGAAGATCCGAGCCCCGAGAGGGGACGGGATATCTAGCCTCATGATGTCCCTTACCTCAACACGTGTCCATGGCCTGTCCAGCCTGCCCCGCATGGCCACCAGCTCCTCTTTGGAATCGGACACAAGCTGTGACAGCATTTCCTACAGGACACTCAGTGCCTCCTCCTCCCGTTCCCAG GATTTCCCCAGTGACCTTCAACCCCTGTTGCTCAGTGACCTGAGGACAAGACATCAATATCCCTCCCCTCGTCCTCTCAAAGCCCCTTCTTGTTTGCAGACCTGGGGGACTACTTGTTCTTTGGATCTTGGTGACAAGTCTCCAATCTACAGCCCCTACTGTTCCCCGTTCACTTCAATTGGGGACGCAGGGTCTCAGGATGGAGGGCCAAACCTTTCACCATGTGTGGAGTGGAGCTCCATCAATCATGAGACAAGTTCTGTTTCCGTGGTTTCTTCTGAATGCTCCTCCCCGTGTAACTTTGAATCGGTGTACTCGGAAGATGAGTCCTCGTTTCCCTCACGGAATCGATTGAGATCACCCGCTTCCTCGTCCTCCTGCCGCAGCATTTCCCTCCGCAAGTCCAAGCGTCCCCCGCCCCCACCTTTACGGTACGACTCTCTTCAGCGCCGATTAGGCCGCAGCAAGTCAAGTCGTTCACCACAGAGTTCGGGTTTCGAGCGCAGCCTTTGCTCGCCGACCCAACCCCTGCATGACCCCTGGGTGCCTCGGAGCCTTGGCGAACGACACCAGAATGGGATTGACTGTGGCACTGTCATGACCTTTGAACCCTTGAGTGTAGATCACCAGACGCTTTCAACCCAAGAGCTTTCTCCAAACCTCGGCTCCAATGTGGCTCTCATGCCTGGTTCTCCGGCTTCTAAAAGCGAAGAACGGCATCTGCATTCTGATTCCCCCTCCGCTAGTTTCTCCAGCCAGTCCAATAACCTTCTAAAGGGCACCCTCCCAGGAGCCTTTCCCCCTCCCCAAAATTCCCCTTTCTTCTACCCTTGCACAACCGCCACACCGCTGTCTCTCAAGGAGCTGGAAGCAAAGCCAATGAACAGGAGGTCCTCCATTTCCTCCTCTTTTTCCTCCACTTCTTCTTTATCATCTTGCTCCTCCTCCAACTCATCTGTCCAGCGTGCTCACCCTCCTGCCCAGCTGCTTCCCAATCCCCCTCCTCTCCCACCTTCTCCTCTCCACTCTTTATCTCTTCATCCCAAACCTCTACCACCTTCTTCAATTCCGCCTCAATGCTCCCATTTCCCATCGTCTTCAcatcctcctccccctcctctccCACCTTCTTTTCTTCACCCTTCGCCACCTCTGGATCCACCACTGCCTCCTTTCACTTCTCCCCAACTATCATCTCTTCTTCCTCCCCCTACATTCCCAACTTCTTCATCCTATCCCACCTCTCCATCTATCTTGCATCCATCTTCTCCTCTAAACCCTCTCCAAGAGACATCTCTTTATGCCAATCCCCTACtacttccttctcctcctcctccccctcctcatcTACCTCCCCTCCCACCATTATCCAGTCCTTTTTACCCAGGTCCTAGCAAGCCATCATCTCTGCATCCCATTCCTTTGCCACCTTCTCATTTTGTCTCCGCAGCTTTTCCTCTCCAACCCGCTCATGTTCCAGCAccttctcttcctcctccccctgctcttcctcctccccctcctcttcctccgtcATCTCATTTCCCTTGTCGTCCGCATCTACCACCTTCTTCTCATCTTCctccccctttctctctctctccatctcttccTCCTTCCTCACTACCGCCATCACCACTTCCTTCTTCTCTTGGCTCTCGACCCCCTCCTCCCCCGTACTCCCATGCAGTCAAGCGGTCCTCCCACCCTGCTGCACTTTTCTTCACATCCCCTACTCTTGCGTACCAACCCCCCGAGTTCTGCTCGCCACAGTTCATTGGCACATCCCAAAATCCTGGTCAAAAACAGAGCACAGCCACCCGCCTTCTTGTTACTGCACAGGCTTTGCAGAGCATCAAACTTCGTTCCATTACAAACCAACAAGTCATTCCCCCAAATGGCTCATTAGTCAGTGCCGAGCATTCTGACGCTCCTGGGCCAGATGTTGCTTTGAGCCATCATGGCTATGTCAACACGAAGCAACGTCAATCTGGGATAGAAGAGTCAGTATTCACTCATAATCATGCTGAAAACCAAGAGGATCAAAGTATAAATGTCCAAATATATCCCGCTGTTTATTCTAGACTGGAGAACAACCCGAGACATGAGAGTTCCTGTGTGAAAACATCCTATAGTACCTCAGGGGAAAACCAGACGGAGTCCCAACTGTTATCTGTCTCATTACATGGGCCAGAAGATGAGAACCATCAGCTTGTCAGTGATTTCACACATTGTCCATGTGAGTTTGCAAGCTCGAGGAAGAAAAGCACCCTTCCGAAGAAGCCCTATCTTAGTATTCAAGGGGTCAAGCAACCTCTGGAATACAGAGAAGATCCAAAAGGAGAGCGTGGAATGGCATCGATTGCATCTGACCCAGACACAAAATGCTTCCCGGGTCACATGTTGCACAGTGACAGACAATGTCTCAGAAGGATGATGAAGTCACTGGGTGAACATGAGGACCAGGACAAGAACcagagaaggacaaccatgttTGCTGCCACCAAAAAGGAAAAACCAAGGAAGAAGAGACGGCCAATAGGGAGGCACCTGCTAATGATGGCGCAGAGTAGGCTTTCTTCATCCCCTTCCAcatcctcatcttcatcctctGATGAAGAGGCGGAGTCCGAGAGAAGGGAAGGCAAATTGTGCGCCCCAATTGTTCCGAGAAGCCTCTCCCTGAGCAGCGTCCTGTCCAGTGACAACCTGCAGGGGGTGGTATCTCTGAATGACCTCCTCATAGAAGAACaacaggaagaagaagaggaggatgtGTCTGGGGAGATGGATCCTGGCGGGCATTCCGACGGTATGCTGGTTCCCGCGCTCAATTTTACCAGTGGATCTGCAGGACCACGGACGACTGAAGACCTCTTCACTGCCATCCACAG CAGTGCATTATGGGAAGGGACGGCTTAA